GAACACCGCCGCCGGCGCTTACGCCATGAAGGACTGGACGCCCGACCGCGACGCTACGGTGACGGCCGCCCTGCGCACAAGTGGCGCTGTCATCCTGGGCAAAGCCAATCTCTCCGAATGGGCCAACTGGATGGACGCCGGCATGCCCAACGGCTTCAGCGCTCTGGGCGGACAAACCCGCAATCCATACGGGCCATTCGAGACCTACGGCTCCAGCAGCGGTTCAGCCGTGGCTGCCGCGGCCAATTTCGCCGTAGTCACCGTCGGCTCCGAAACTCAAGGCTCACTTCTGATGCCGGCGTACATCAACTCGGCCGTGGGTCTCAAGCCCACCCATTCCCTGGTCTCGGGCGACTACATCATCCCCCTGATGCCCTTCCAGGACAACGCCGGGCCCATGGGCCGCAGCGTCACCGACGTGGCTGTTCTACTTACCGCCATGGTCTCTCCTGATCCCAATGACGCCGACGCCATGGCCAAAGCGGGCGAGGATTACACGAGCTACTTCACGACTGAGGCCCTGTCCGGTCTGCGCCTGGGCATGACGGGCAAAAATGACGAATTGCAGGCGACCCTCGAAAAACTGGGCATCCAGGTAGTTCTGATCGACAGCAAAGACGTTCCGGGCGCCGCACCAGCCAGCGAGATACTGCCTCCGGTCTTCAAGTACGCCATCGATGATTTCCTGCCCGCGGTCAACGCTCCGGTCAAAAGCCTGGAAGAAGTGATCGCCGCCAACAAGGAAGACATGCAAAACCGGGCGCCTTACGGCCAGGGATATCTGGAAGAATCCCAGAACACCAAGCTGAGCAAGGAAGAGACCGATAAGCAGGTCGAGGAACGCATCAAGACCTACAACGATGCCTTGACGACGCTTTTCGACCAATACAATGTGGACGTGATCATGGTCAATGACATCGGTGTTGCAGCGCCTCTGGGACAAACCTACGCCCCGGCCGGCTGGCCCGCCATGACCATCCCCGCCGGTTATGGCGAAAACGGCGAGCCCGTCTCAATCAGCTTCGCTGCCCGCCCTTACGAGGAGGGCAAGATGTTGGCGACAGCCTTCGTCATCGAGCAGATCGCCAAAGCCTACCGCCCGCCCAATCTCGAAGCCACCATCCAGATGCTGGATGAGAAACTGGGCGATAAGAAGTAGAAGGAACCTGATCATGATATTCGAATCGCCCTCAGCCCCCCAAACGCCTGAGCAACTATCTCAGCCACAGGCCCAGGTATCGCCTGGGCAACCACCTCCGGCGCAGCCCCCAGAACCGGCCAAGTACGAGGATCTTATCACTGACGAGGCGGTCACCCAGACCGGTCTATTCACTGTGCACCACGTTGGCGAAAAATGGTACCTGGAAATCCCGCAGAAACTGCTGGGCAAGGACATG
This genomic window from Chloroflexota bacterium contains:
- a CDS encoding amidase family protein: MKTKKIIILLAAALVAVPALAACSVSNQGQPSAGEFPLPEPDYNAKLPRDFTPFEEAMSTLTDERRGELDAALATVTIPDIQKLFDDGSLTSEELTIYYLDRIKRYDVDNFNSVLALNPKALEEAKAMDAERASGQSRGMMHGIPILLKDNIAIKGMNTAAGAYAMKDWTPDRDATVTAALRTSGAVILGKANLSEWANWMDAGMPNGFSALGGQTRNPYGPFETYGSSSGSAVAAAANFAVVTVGSETQGSLLMPAYINSAVGLKPTHSLVSGDYIIPLMPFQDNAGPMGRSVTDVAVLLTAMVSPDPNDADAMAKAGEDYTSYFTTEALSGLRLGMTGKNDELQATLEKLGIQVVLIDSKDVPGAAPASEILPPVFKYAIDDFLPAVNAPVKSLEEVIAANKEDMQNRAPYGQGYLEESQNTKLSKEETDKQVEERIKTYNDALTTLFDQYNVDVIMVNDIGVAAPLGQTYAPAGWPAMTIPAGYGENGEPVSISFAARPYEEGKMLATAFVIEQIAKAYRPPNLEATIQMLDEKLGDKK